One window from the genome of Glycine soja cultivar W05 chromosome 12, ASM419377v2, whole genome shotgun sequence encodes:
- the LOC114378947 gene encoding uncharacterized protein LOC114378947, whose protein sequence is MPLYSKFLKDLLTKESKYIHSDNIVEERNCSTVIQRILPPKHIDPRSVTIPCSIGSVPVGKALIDLGASINLIPLSMCRRLGELEIMPTRMTLQLADYSITRPYGVIVDVLVRVKHFTFPADFVVMDIEEDTKIALILGRPFMLTASCVIDMGKKKLEMGIADQKISFDLFDEDKHLLSQNACSEVNEG, encoded by the coding sequence atgccactctattCAAAATTTCTGAAAGATCTGTTAACCAAGGAGAGCAAGTACATTCACAGTGACAATATTGTTGAGGAAAGAAATTGCAGCACAGTAATTCAAAGAATCCTTCCACCGAAGCACATAGATCCTAGGAGTGTCACTATTCCATGCTCTATTGGTTCTGTGCCTGTTGGAAAGGCTCTCATTGATTTGGGAGCCAGCATTAACTTGATTCCACTCTCCATGTGTAGGAGGCTAGGAGAGTTGGAAATTATGCCAACGAGGATGACACTGCAGTTAGCAGATTATTCCATTACCAGACCTTATGGAGTAATTGTGGATGTTTTGGTCAGAGTGAAGCATTTTACTTTCCCTGCTGATTTTGTAGTGATGGATATTGAAGAGGACACTAAAATTGCCTTGATCTTGGGACGTCCCTTCATGCTAACCGCAAGTTGTGTGATAGACATGGGAAAGAAAAAGCTGGAAATGGGAATAGCTGATCAGAAGATCagctttgatttgtttgatgaAGACAAGCATTTGCTCAGCCAAAATGCCTGTTCAGAGGTAAATGAAGgatag